The Primulina tabacum isolate GXHZ01 chromosome 10, ASM2559414v2, whole genome shotgun sequence region cacaTTAGAAAAATGATCAAAATATGAAGATAGTAGCGCGAAAACTAAAATGACATAAATGGTCAAAATCAGAAATAGTCAAATATATCGGATCAAAAATGAgatttttttcaatatttaattatgtgaaAAAAATCAAGGTTCTATAAAAAGCAATTGAGTGGAAATGAGGAGCGGAACTTGAAGATTTTTATGAGCTAGATCGAGGTGAGAAATGGCGGTACGGGAGGAGAACTCGCGACCCGCGGTGGTGATCAACAGCCTCAGCTTCACTTACCCAGGAATCGACGGCCGTCCTCCTCCAGGTTCCACCCCTTTGATCGATGAATTTTCCCTCACTCTCCACTCCGGCGATCGTTATCTTCTTGTTGGCTCTAATGGCGCGGGTATTTTTTCTTTTCACTGAGATTTTCAGATTTTGCTTTTAATTCGGATGATTCAGTAAAAATCGAATCTTGATTGTTTGGTTATCACTAGGATAAGCAGTTACAATTGAATTAGGCTTAGTTTCTTGATACGGTTCTAGAGTTTGCAATGAACCGATTGACAAATGGGCAATTGAGCAGCAGCGCCTGTTAGCATGAAATGCACATGATAGTCATATGTCGTGTATGAAACTAATAGCCAAACTGTTGATTTACTGCGCGGGTTAAATGTACTGTTGGGCGTTGGCTACAttgatgaaataaaaataaggCGTAGTCCCCATGGAAACTCCTCTCCTCTCCTCTTATGCCTCCTGTCATATTGGGTAACAACCTACTGATTGTACTAATTTAGTCACAAAAAATGTCAAAAAGCAATACAACCAagtatttattaattataactTCATCTATATGTGTACTCATTTTAATACAGGGTGGTCAATTCTCCTCTTTTCTTTttagttcttttttttttattacaaaatgTTTATTGTGCCAACTGCTGAATTATCATTATTGAATCATGAAATGCATATTTCTTTTTAGGATCCAGTGGCTGTCAGCCAACACGTAAACAAATCTGGTGTGGCATATTTGCGATTATGTAATAAATGCTGATGTGATTGCAGTTTTTCCGCGAAAAAGTTATTTTTCTGGAGACTTTTTatgtttcttctttttctttcatGTGTATGTTGCATTTTTCCTCTTGTGGTCATTGTATAATCTTGCAAACAATCGATTCTTATTGTATGGAATTTAATCAGGGAAAACAACTTTACTGAAAATAATTGGTGGGAAGCATATGGTAGAACAAGAGATGGTAAAGGTTTTCGGAAGATCTGCATTTCATGACACAGCATTGACGGCTTCAGGAGACCTCTCTTATCTTGGTGGCGAGGTTGGTTTTAAATCTTATTTTTTCCTTCCACCATCATGTTAGTGGTTAACACCAGTCAGGATGATCTGTATTACAGCTGCTTATAGAAATGCAATTTTTGGGTAGTAAATGATGTGAGGATTAAGCAAGAAATGGAGTATTAAAACACAGTGAGGATGGGTTAGTCTCACTCTCATGGAAACTTACTTTCAACTTCACAATTTGGAATGTCTTTTTGCTGATTATTTGTGTCTTCTTTAGTTTAATAGAAAGTAAGCAGTACCAAGTTATATATTGGCAATTAGTGAGTGGTTTTTTCTGGTTAAATTGCAGTTCTTCCATATCATTCCCCGTGTAaggataattattaattttttagttAATCTTTTATCATGAAATCACTTCTCAATGCCGACAATGGCTTAATTTGAAGGATATTGACTATCCTAACATGAAGTGAATAATGTGTTATTTGATTATAATGTTTTTAGTTTTGACTGTATGGATGTGACTCTGAAATGATTTGTAGcgaaaatataattattatttagtgGAGACGAGAAGTTGCTTTTGCTGGTTTTGAGGTTCCAATTCGGATGGAGATTTCTGCAGAGAAAATGATATTTGGGGTTGCAGGTATCCATCACCAAAGACGAGAAGAATTGATTAAGGTATAagagttttctttatttttggtTTTGCTCCCTTTTACTCATAATGATGACCTTAAATCTTGATATCAATTTTTTCATCCATGATCACGTTTGCTCTCACTGTTCCATAAAATGCTTCTTGCTACAGTTGTCTAGAACTCATTTTCTTCACAGATAGCTAAGGCATCACAGAAGGCTTAAAATTGTTCTTTGACATTGACTTAATATTCACTGAATCAAGGCTGGTCTCCTGAAAACGTGGACCATGTTAATATATTGGGGTTTGATGTTAATTGCAACATGCCAACCTTGAATCGACCATCAGCACTATATGCCTATGTAAAAGAAAATTAGACACTTTAAAATAATATGAAATAGTTGGGCAAATAGGATAACACAATCACACCCAAATAATGGGAATCAATCTCCTccttattttaataaatgttaACCATACATCAGTGATCAGACCTATATTGATTGGATATCCTGGAACATAGCTAGTCTCATTATTTAtcattaaaattcaaaatagtCCACATGTGTATTAATCTTATACAAGATTCTGGTTAATCAGTTTAATTAGCCTTGAGAACTAGCGATTTGAAAGATTGATTATATTTGAGGAAATTAAACTGCACTCTGTCGATTGCAATAGTAGAGAATTTTCCTTGAATCTGATTGGATATGCACCTCTGTAGCCATCATGCACATCCTGAGCTGTGTTTCGATGCCGCATGGAGTACATTTTGTACGGTCACAAGTGAAATGGTTGGTTCTTTTTGTGTAGGTGTTGGATATTGACTTGTCGTGGAGAATGCATAAAGTATCTGATGGTCAAAGAAGAAGAGTTCAAATATGTATGGGCCTTCTAAAGCCATTCAAGGTATTCACTTATTATATTTTTTGGGGAAAAGTCCCAGGTTTCCAAACTTAGAATGAGTCTATTCACCTCTACTTCAAGCCAGTTTGGTTATGCTTCTTGTGGTTAGGTACTATTGCTCGATGAAATAACGGTTGACTTAGATGTGCTTGCACGGTCTGACCTTCTAAGATTTCTGAAGAAAGAATGTGAAGAACGGGGTGCCACAATAATCTATGCAACACATATTTTTGATGGTCTTGAGGACTGGCCATCACATATCGTAAGTTTCATTTTAGCTCCTCAATGTTGATTGCATTATAAGTCGTATACGTCAAGTGTTGGGCATCATCTTGAATTTTTATCAGGCTTATGTGGCTCGTGGGAAGTTGCAGCTAGTGATGCCAATGAATAAAATCAAAGAGATTAGCAAGTTGTCACTGATGGTTAGTTgctttctttttaaaataaagcacTTCGACTTGAGTTTTTGCGGCCATTCAATTAGGTCAGGGATGGAGTAGTTCCTAAGTCATATTGGGTACTTGTGTGCTTGGGGTAAGATAATAAGTCAAgagttgaattttctttttgttAATTTGTACTACCTTGCAAATAATTATGAGttctatttttcatttaatgtaCAAAAACCGTGCGACACCTAAAGCATTCATATTAGA contains the following coding sequences:
- the LOC142505337 gene encoding LOW QUALITY PROTEIN: ABC transporter I family member 20-like (The sequence of the model RefSeq protein was modified relative to this genomic sequence to represent the inferred CDS: inserted 1 base in 1 codon) is translated as MAVREENSRPAVVINSLSFTYPGIDGRPPPGSTPLIDEFSLTLHSGDRYLLVGSNGAGKTTLLKIIGGKHMVEQEMVKVFGRSAFHDTALTASGDLSYLGGEWRREVAFAGFEVPIRMEISAEKMIFGVAGIHHQRREELIKVLDIDLSWRMHKVSDGQRRRVQICMGLLKPFKVLLLDEITVDLDVLARSDLLRFLKKECEERGATIIYATHIFDGLEDWPSHIAYVARGKLQLVMPMNKIKEISKLSLMRTVESWLRKERDDERQRRKEREANGTPEYDKKVEGSRVAGDPARAAVRVLNXGWAAGRLNSTVAGEESFSFSSNRVLR